The proteins below come from a single Limosilactobacillus reuteri genomic window:
- a CDS encoding 2-hydroxymuconate tautomerase, whose protein sequence is MPLVHIDLIEGRTDEQLKALVKDVTAAISKDANVPAERVHIVLNEMRKDRYSVAGKMVSDK, encoded by the coding sequence ATGCCATTAGTTCATATTGACTTGATTGAAGGCCGGACCGATGAGCAGTTAAAGGCTCTCGTAAAGGATGTTACAGCAGCAATTTCAAAGGATGCCAACGTTCCTGCCGAACGGGTGCATATCGTGTTGAATGAGATGCGCAAAGACCGCTATAGTGTAGCTGGTAAGATGGTCAGCGACAAGTAA